From the Prochlorococcus marinus CUG1416 genome, the window CTAATAGAATCTTTTCTTCTCCTGGCAGTTAGGATAGCTGCCTCATTAAGTAAATTTGCTAAATCTGCTCCGGTAAAACCTGGAGTTCTTCTTGCAATACTTTCAAGTGTTAATTCCTCTTGTAGTTTCTTATTCCTCGAATGAACTTCTAGAATTGATAGTCTACCTTTGATATCAGGGGCGTCTACAGTTACTTGCCTATCGAATCTACCTGGTCTCATAAGCGCTGAATCTAATACATCAGGCCTGTTTGTGGCTGCAATTATGATTATGCCACTATTACCTTCGAATCCATCCATTTCAGTGAGAAGTTGGTTAAGAGTTTGTTCTCTTTCATCATTACCGCCTCCAATACCAGCTCCTCTTTGCCTTCCAACAGCATCTATCTCATCGATGAAAATTAAACATGGACTATTTTCTTTCGCTCTTTTAAAGAGGTCTCTTACTCTACTTGCACCGACACCAACAAACATCTCAACAAATTCAGAACCTGATAATGAAAAGAATGGGACCCCTGCTTCCCCTGCAATAGCTTTAGCTAAAAGGGTTTTACCTGTTCCAGGAGGTCCGACCAATAAAACCCCTTTAGGAATTCTTGCTCCTACAGAAGTGAATTTTTCTGGTTTTTTTAGAAAAGTGACAACCTCTTGTAAGTCTTGTTTGGCTTCATTAACACCTGCTACATCATCGAAAACAACTCCTGTCTCGGCTTCCATGGCAAATCTTGCCTTTGTCTTTCCAAATTGCATTGCTTGCCCGGGACCTCCAGGCATGCCATTTGATCTCCTAGCTAATAAAATTAAACCTCCTATCAAAATAGCTGGAAAAAGTAAATTACCCAAAATTCCTAAAGCAGGAGGTGCTGTTTTGACAGGATGCACATCAAAACTAATTCCTTCATTCTTTAGATTATTTATGAGTTCTGGAGTTAAGCCTGGAAGATCTACCCTCAATCTTTGAACTTTATTATCTAAATCTGAGTCTATTGTCTCTATAACTGCATTTCTACCACCCTCAAAAATGTCTACTGATGTAACTCTTCCTGACTTAATGTAATCTAAGAATCTTCCATAACTAACTCTTGCTACCGCAGAATTTCTTGGAGCAACTGTTGTCCCATTTGATTTAAGTGAATCAATATTACTAGATGATAAAAATTGGTAGGAAAGTGCAATTACTAAAAGTATAGGTAAAGCCCATAAAATTAATGTTTTAAATTTCTGATTCATTAATTTATTTGAAAATATTTCATAGATTCTAGAATGAATAAGCACATTTCGTTGATATTTTCTCTAACTTTATGCTTATATTAGTTTGGGTATATTTGATCTTTTAATGAAATTTGAAATTAAAGATAAAGTTAAGTTGATTATGCCAGTTACCTATTTAAAGACTTCAGATAATATGCCAATGCTGCGACCACCTGATTTAGTAGCAATTGATGAAATTGGAGAAATACTTTCAATAAAATCTCCAGATACTGTTGAAGTAAAGTTTAGAAGAGGCTCATTTATAATTGATATTGATAAAATTGAGAAATTCTAAACTAAAAGTTTTTGCTCCACCTAGTTTTAATTTCTAAACATATTTTTTTATTTCCAGAAATACTCAAAAATGGTTTTGAAAAATATTTATTAGTCAATTTGAGAATATCTAATGAAGATATTGCATCTATTTTTGAATCTAAATCAGTTTCTGAAATAGGTTCTACACCATAGCTTATCAATTGAATCTTTCTCTGTAAAATTTCATCTAAGGATTGATTCCCTAAAAGAAAAGAACCTTTTAATTTTTCTTTAGCTAAGAATATTTCAGCATCAATTAAAGGCGTAAAAAGTAACTCTTTCCAGAGGGCAGATAAAAGTTCAAAGGCAAAAAGGGCATTTGTATTTGAAACCGATAAATAGACTAAAAATGGAGATTTCTCACTCCTAATAGGATTAAAAACCCCAAGATCATAGGTAATTCCATTCTTTTCCCTAAATATTTTAAATAAAGCAGCACTCATTCCATAAGATAAATATGACTCCAATAACTTAAGTGGAAAGTATTCACTACTTCTACGAGAACATGTTTGATTCCCGATCATTATTATTGTTTGATTTGAATCATTATTAATGTAATTAAATCTATACATCGGATCTAAAATATTAATTTGAGAGCTTGATTTTTCTTTTGAAATTTTTTGATCTACTGTTGCTAAATTTTCTCCATTTATTTCCAAATTGTTTGAAATTATATACTTTTCTCTTATCTTAAAATTTTTATACTCACTTAAAACATCGTTATAGGTAATATTTGAGATATCCTTTTCATTGCCAATTGGATTGAAAGCATAAGGATGGCCTAAATAAACAATTTTTCTCCATTTTTCAAAACAAATATTAAATGGATTCTCTTTATCTTTTTTTATCAAATCCATAGAGGATTTTTTTACTTTTTGAAATTCAATTTCCGAGAGAATCGGCTTGTTAATTATTAAATCCAATAAAGGAAGTAACTTACTAAAATGTTCATTTAGGGATTTCATACTTAACGAAATACCATCTTCAAATACTTCTTGATTTAATTCTGCTCCGTAGGATTCGATATATTCAGAAAGGGAAAAATTATCAAATCCTTCACAACCTCGGGTAAGTAATGAACAAAGAATCTTGTTGATTCCTCTTTTTCCAACACAATCCTTATTACTTCCCCCTTTAATCCAAATTGAGGCAGTAGAAAAATTTCTTTTTTTATAATTTAAGAAATATCTTTTTATCATTTACTAGGTGAGGCAATTAGAGTGAATTTATCTCCTTTGATGAATTGAGTGATTTCTTTGAAATTATCTAAATCACTCCAATACTTTAAATGTCTTTCTAAATTATTAATTGAAGATTTCCTCCCCCAAAGAAGTTCATTTCCAAAGAATGAAGAAAGCTGTGTAGATGTTTCTAAATTAAAAACATAGTTGCTTTTTACAATATTAATAGCTTTTGCTATTTCATCTAAAGTTGAAATTTTTTTATCTGAGATTTCATCTATTGTTTTAATAATTTGATTCTCTACTAAATCAATATCTTTCTTTTCACAACTCGCTTCAATAATAAATAATCCTCCTAATTCACCAGCATTGACATCTACATAAACTGATTCAACTAGATTTTTATCCTCTTTTAAAACTTTTACTAACCGGCTGTTTCTTCCTACAGAGAGTATTGATGCTAATATTTCTAATCCAATAATATTTTTTTGATCAGTGAGGTTTGGGATAAACCAGGCCATAAATATTCTTGAAAACTCTAAATTATCAAACTCAATTGTTTCTCTACCTATTCTAATTCGTAAGTTAGGTTTATTATTTTTTATATTTACAACATTT encodes:
- the ftsH gene encoding ATP-dependent zinc metalloprotease FtsH codes for the protein MNQKFKTLILWALPILLVIALSYQFLSSSNIDSLKSNGTTVAPRNSAVARVSYGRFLDYIKSGRVTSVDIFEGGRNAVIETIDSDLDNKVQRLRVDLPGLTPELINNLKNEGISFDVHPVKTAPPALGILGNLLFPAILIGGLILLARRSNGMPGGPGQAMQFGKTKARFAMEAETGVVFDDVAGVNEAKQDLQEVVTFLKKPEKFTSVGARIPKGVLLVGPPGTGKTLLAKAIAGEAGVPFFSLSGSEFVEMFVGVGASRVRDLFKRAKENSPCLIFIDEIDAVGRQRGAGIGGGNDEREQTLNQLLTEMDGFEGNSGIIIIAATNRPDVLDSALMRPGRFDRQVTVDAPDIKGRLSILEVHSRNKKLQEELTLESIARRTPGFTGADLANLLNEAAILTARRRKDSISISEIDDSVDRIVAGMEGSPLTDGRSKRLIAYHEVGHALIGTLVKAHDPVQKVTVIPRGQAKGLTWFTPDDEQTLVSRAQLKARIMGALGGRAAEDVVFGKGEITTGAGGDFQQVASMARQMVTRFGMSDLGPIALEGGNQEVFVGRDLMTRSEISDSISKQIDESVRVMVKECYKETYSIVSKNREAMDKIVDLLIEKETLDGEDFVNILSKYTSIPEKERTPQLLN
- a CDS encoding NAD(P)H dehydrogenase assembly family protein, coding for MKFEIKDKVKLIMPVTYLKTSDNMPMLRPPDLVAIDEIGEILSIKSPDTVEVKFRRGSFIIDIDKIEKF
- a CDS encoding M16 family metallopeptidase, whose protein sequence is MIKRYFLNYKKRNFSTASIWIKGGSNKDCVGKRGINKILCSLLTRGCEGFDNFSLSEYIESYGAELNQEVFEDGISLSMKSLNEHFSKLLPLLDLIINKPILSEIEFQKVKKSSMDLIKKDKENPFNICFEKWRKIVYLGHPYAFNPIGNEKDISNITYNDVLSEYKNFKIREKYIISNNLEINGENLATVDQKISKEKSSSQINILDPMYRFNYINNDSNQTIIMIGNQTCSRRSSEYFPLKLLESYLSYGMSAALFKIFREKNGITYDLGVFNPIRSEKSPFLVYLSVSNTNALFAFELLSALWKELLFTPLIDAEIFLAKEKLKGSFLLGNQSLDEILQRKIQLISYGVEPISETDLDSKIDAISSLDILKLTNKYFSKPFLSISGNKKICLEIKTRWSKNF